GAAGCGGGCCGGCAGCCGGGCGTCGTCCACCCGCAGCTCGCCGTCACGGACGGCCACCCGGATCCGGCCCAGCCAGGCCAGCCCCGCTACGGTCGCGGGGAGCAGCACCGCGAACGGCAACCAGGCCCGGACGCCGGGCGCGCCCAGCCAGACCTCGGCGGCGAGCAGGACGGCTGCGGCCAACCCACCCAGCCAGAGCCACCAGGGCAGGCTCAACCGCTCGGCGTACGTCGCGGGGGGCGCACCGGACGGCGACGGTGACGGTGACACGCTCACGTGGTGAAGGGTACGGCGCAGGCCGGGCCGGGGACCGGGCAGGATGTCAGGGTCACCCCAGGAACCGGACGGAAGAGGGGAACCGTGACCGAAGTCGTGCCCGTAGCTGTGCGGCAGCTCGACCCCGGGCTGCCACTGCCGGCGTACGCCCATCCGGGCGACGCCGGTGCGGACCTGGTGGCCGCCGTGGACGTGGAACTGCCCCCGGGCGGCCGGGCCCTGGTGCCGACCGGGGTCGCCATCGCGTTGCCCGCGGGGTACGTGGGCCTGGTCCATCCCCGTTCGGGTCTGGCGGCCAGGCTCGGCGTGACCGTGCTCAACGCGCCCGGTACGGTCGACGCCGGCTACCGGGTGAG
The sequence above is a segment of the Micromonospora sp. WMMA1363 genome. Coding sequences within it:
- a CDS encoding DUF3093 domain-containing protein — translated: MSPSPSPSGAPPATYAERLSLPWWLWLGGLAAAVLLAAEVWLGAPGVRAWLPFAVLLPATVAGLAWLGRIRVAVRDGELRVDDARLPARFVADVVPLDAAGRREVLGVGADPLAFVVQRPWVAGAVQVVLDDPADPTPFWVVSTRRPVELATALIAARDAARARPTGRG